DNA from Rosa rugosa chromosome 6, drRosRugo1.1, whole genome shotgun sequence:
gaagggcCGGAGTTCAGTCATTTGGAAAAATTTGGCGGTGAGTTTCACCTAAGTATTTAGTTGTCTTGATAAGATCGTattttgttcattgttttcaCTTTTTACTCATAATTTGTTTTTAGGGCATTCCTCCTCAACCGAGCAACAATGAGTACGGGTACTTTGTGATGCGATACATGCAGGATATCATTGAAGATAAAGACTTGTCGTTGTTTGCTACCAAGGTACAAACCTAGCTATAAATTTTGTCAGTTTACTTGGTTTCTCTTCCCTTTGTTATTTCCATGCCTCATTCAACAAATTTATTAAGTACTAATCACTTTGATTTATGCTTGACTTtagtgggagaggagaggcagCAGCCAATATACCCAAGAAGATATTGATCAGTTGCGAAATGAGTGGGCGAAGTTTGTGGTGAAGACGTATGTGTAGGACCCATGAAGTAGTTTGCTAATGAAGGAAAGCATCtttttttgtgcttctctgctgTTACATTATTCATGCACCATATATGTGGCATGTTCAATTAAACAATATATGTAATTGTATCAGCTTTTGATGTCCCGAGTAGATGGGCATGCATATGAATGCTTTTCTTCTATTAATGGTTGCTTGGATGATGGGGAAATGCTCACTTTTAACATTTAGGGTATATGAATGGGTTGGATTACTAATTTAATGGTTTGCAATGTGTTTTCTTTCCAATTAATCattgttcattaggtaaaatggagctATATATGCACAAAATATAGCAAATGAAATTGATCATACAACAGGTTTATAGTGTGGCAATCCAACGTTGTCTGAATACATAAAAATTGGCCATTCAGTCAATGCATTCTTTACATATCACACAAtggttttttaaaaaaaaaaatgtcttctcattttacaatcacacaacgatAAAAACTGAACTAATGttgtccaaaatcaattcacacaacaaacaGACAATAAAACTGAAGTGTGATAGTATATCAGACGACGATGACATTAAAGAACACGTTGTCTGACTAGGCTTCCCAACAATCACACAatggttttaaaaaaaaatgtcttctcattttacaatcacacaacaaaCATACAATAAAACTGAAGTGTGATAGTATATCAGACGATAATGACATTAAAGAACACGTTGTCTGACTAGGCTTTCCAACAACAGTTTgaaaacaagttctgttgtatGAATGATGCATCTGCCATGCTGTGCAGCAGCTCTGCCTAGCATCTGCCGAGAGAAGACACAACGGTGATAATGAAAATATGTCGACTGATTGCATATCATACAAGGGTGTTGCACCGTTGTGCAAATTTTAaacacacaacgctccgatacacaacggtgAGCGTCTAAATCAGACAACGAATTTTACCCGTTGTGTGTTtcattttttggtgtagtgtgtCTCATAATTTTCGGGAAGGTAATAAACTTGTAGACTTGTTGGCAAACTATGGTACTACTTCCATAGCCTTGGTTTGGTGGGATTTGACTCCTCCCTTCATTCTATCATCATGTAATAGTGACCGGTTTTTTTTGTCATAATAATAGTGACTGGTTAGGTCTTCCACAGTATAGTATTCTAGTTTATTTAATATTTTTCACTAGAGAGGTTTTGGCTTAGTCGCCATCTCCTCCTTGTAtctcttttaattttctttaaataaattttgacaTTAAGAAGATTCATTGCCTCTCTTATCCCTCTGTTCAGCCACAAAAAAAGGCTTACTTGTCACAAATCTTGAGAAAAAGTAGGACATGATCTAAGTCGTGTGGAAATATTTTGGCTCTACTCTTGAAGGAAAGAATCTCGACAAACCAACTAGGTAAAGAGAAGGGAAACCGTCAATTTTTctaaatttgagctacactaactccacttacccaaacaaaTTATAAGCTTACCCCATTACCCATAAGATTACTCACTTTTTCCCCGAATAcctaattaagttttttttttttttttgggactatTTTGCTCTGTCTCcttttgtcacttagagagagaagtcattggagacttTGCCAGACTCCGGTCACAGGTCGCCGGAATCACCAGCCGCTGGACTTCTCCGGAAAACCTCGTCGGAGGTTCCCAGAAAAGTCcttggagatctcataggtcaccgaAGAGGTCGCTAAAGACTTTATTACCGTccaataaaatccaataaacttttattgcccccaataaaaaaatttgatctgatgtaatctcctcatcttcttcctcaattagagttttatttgtctaatttaaGAGAGATTAGTCCCTCTTCTCTCCAATAAACTTtaattgccccccaatacaataGGTCATAGCGAAAACTGCCACTACTACAATAAGTGAATCAGACGACGGAGATTTGgagttgtgtgatgaccagcctcactgtggtctaaacgagtgttgtgtgattgaaaaatcacacaacggtgaaatTGCCGTTGTGCAATATTCATTTCCTCAACAGATATTTAGTTCTGTTGTGCGAATTCTGCGCAGGCATGTGCCTGGCATGGCATGCGCGGGGATGCCTCGGCATTGGCatggccattcagacaacagaaaatgaaatttagctgttgtctgagattcataacacacaacaattATATTGtttatctgttgtctgagattcataacacacaacagacaaaattttttctttgttgtctgagataagTAACAGACAACCCAATGAAATGATATCTGTTGTCTGTtgattcattcagacaacagggataattttatttctgttgtgtgttatgaatctcacacaacagaattttgttattttctgttgtTGGTTGTTGGTTCACACAACAGCTATATTGTCTTAACTGTGGTGTGAATATCATAATCAAATTGGCTAACAACCAATGACTGTTGTGGGAAAAGCCTTACTTTTGAACACTTTTACAGTCATACAACACATTGTTTTGTATTGTGTTGTATGAATGAAACTTCGACAACAAGAATATCCATATAAACTTTCTTCCAGAAATAATGGTCAATATATGACCATAGAAATAGTACTATAATCCATATAATTCAAGATAGGACAACATAGAGAATTGTCTGTACTTGTAAAATGTTCTAGCTAGGAAGACCTAAACTACATAGATTACTGCTGCTTTCCTTTAATGCACCTTCATTTGTTCTTGCAGAAGCTCTCTTGTAGGCAAAGATGATAAGCAGTCTTTCGATCGATCTCTTAAGTCATCTATCCTACACATGATGGACAAGGACCCTGCAGAAGCTCTAGTATTGACTCCAGTTATGCTCACCCAATGACCTTACCCTTTGAACACATTCAAAACTCTGGCTGATTGaaacattcttcaacaagtcCTAAATGCTCTGCCCACAATGCCATTCTGTACCCATATatctgcaagtctgcaaccaTGCAGATTATaataaatttttacattagtttctTGTGGCCATGCATTCAAAATGACATTAATTGCTTGCTGCTGTTGAACACAAGTTCTGAGTGAGTACCTAGCAGGTTACCAAAGAAATTAACAACTAAAGTATGTTGGAAAACATAGCTATTGGAAAAGAGAGACCACCAAAATATGCTCAAGAGAAATGTAAGGGAACTTACTTCACTAGTGTTTGCTGCACTTGATAATACACAAACACACATTCTGAGTAGATTGACGAGTTtgctgaagaaaaagaaatttaagCCTAATATAATTAATAAACATAAGAAATGAAGTAGAGCATTGACTAATTGGGAAAAAGCATATAACCATTACTCACATCTACTGCCACATAAAGTGATAAGTTAATACAATGAGTTGAGTGTGTGCAAATAACATTTTTCGTATTGTAATCATTTATGTCCAAAAGCATGCAAAGATCGAGAAAATTTGAGTTGCGGAAAAACTCCAACTTAGCTGCACAACATTTCTGGCAAGTTCTACATTCACAGCCTCATTGGTTTCATAGTAACCATAACCTTATCCGCAAAATATCCAAGGCTTCCACATGAACAGCATTACCCGAAATCCAGAACGTTAATGGACTTCAAGTTTAAAAGCAAGCAATCATTAAAAATCATAAAAATGGAGGAATAAATCTCAGAGAGTCACAGGTAGGTTGGAGAACAGCCCAAATTTTCATGTATTCAGTACATCTTTGAAAAGATGATcatcctttaatttctgaaatgcAAATACAGAAACACCCTTTATTGCAAAAAGAACTTTCTTCACTCAGTTGGATCAAATAACAAGTTAATATCTGCAGGTCAAAGATGATTATCTAAAAAGTTTCTCCCCAGGCAAGACACATaatttgtaataccccgaaaaaaatccaaattaatttccgtggatttttagaaatgatttcacaatagtgggagcgagtacgaggctcggagaagttgtggaattagttcgaacgattaattttcgaaaacgtacgttatttaggggcacgcgaaaatcgactttttatatgtatggaattttggaaaactcccttcatgaaagttgtagagctcgtcgatacgatcgcgtgcatatgtagaacgcaaaaatcggagttcgtatgaattagttatgattttttgaaaaagtttccaatttagtataaatcttccattttcggaaatttccgaaaataatttcagaaacttccaaaaatggaaattgagctgcagcccctcccccgaccggaaatcgccttcgattttcttccggctatttcttcctcctccggccaccgatcctcaccaaacttcttccattggcttcgtatggtccttgcgcacctgtctgtggcagccttgcacggtggcgcggcctgtagcggcggcgacaagcccggtccgatttgagttcgattttagtcaacgccggttttctcctagctccggccaccaaaactttcgatccttagctctatgaactcgcctcaacctgctgatcatcatactagaaggatcgcacctggagtgaccggtttcacgttcgtcggagctcggtaagttttcaatccgaaacgaaaatctttcgatcggtatatctcgagctgtagtgcatcgttttgattgattctttttccagtgggttccccttgatgttattaacaactctctagaaggaatcgagtcctgaaattgaagctttgacgtcgaaatcgagccttgccggattctgcaaaattctggaatttttccgaccaccgaagctttcgatcggtatatctcgagctacagaccatatttttctgtgattcttgaaccagtgagttcttcttgagtttcttaacaactcttcagaaagaatcgaagccttaaattgacgtttttacgtcgaactggaactcgccgttttctgcagtttctcgccggtttctggaacattccggccaccttcatactgttcaaggtaattttcgaccccttctggtcattttcagactttgtgttagttatgaaagttgttaagcatgatgagaggaagaagagcagcccggccccgacaccattggtggtggtcggcggcggctctgccactaactccggcggccctttccggccacctccggggatcaaaaatatggtttctgtacattttcagattctatatttcaatacgatcatttcgatatattatacgcaatttttggatatcgtatgattaagttatgaatttttaagtttagatcgatttcgatcgttagatttgtgatctgtgaagttaggaccgtcagatggacttgtagttttgatatgatgatcttatgactgtcccagtggctttgtgtggtcatgggcgaagatccgaccgttggatcttcgtataaatgcaaaacagtgattaggaaggcgatccgtgaggatccgaccgttggatcatcatttaatttcaatccgaccgttggattgtcgtttgattatgtttttgagttattggctaagttaaggtcatgtttgattaggtgatcgacagtttgatttggcggacgattcgtgaaattgtattttgagctgttaagaagacgcagcgggaatttagaggtgagtaaacctcacgtggttcatattacgaaccgaataaatttaattaccttattttgtcgtaattgcgtgaaaatatttatggaataaatatttgttttaaaatcatatggacttgatcaactacggtccatgggtaagtaaaatgatttttacgatacaaatgaatttctcggttttattgcatgtgaactatagttggtattagtgattatccctgagcggataattacgtatatatatatttacgtgattatatgtgaatggtgtgacattgaagagtgtggaaattgggatgattaaattattatgaattgacatgtgacttaccatatttatatgtgatgaacatgattgatgagttcttgttaatattcatgatttacattggaggatgtatagagttagagaatgtaaggttctgaggatgaggtgtccgaagttcgacggttaaggataaccggagtgtttgtgtgctgaggacggggatgtccaaggtgcgacggtttattattaaccgaagttgtgtgctgaggacggggatgtccaaagcgcgacggtttattattaaccgaagtatatggtgctgaggatggggatgtccaaagcgcgacggttatagtgttaaccgaagtatttttgccgttgcttgaccctaggccaaggtgtcagaggtaacgaggcagttagagctctaacgtgttattgggatggaccagagtggtgttatgtgggttgggtgtttgcaggaccagtgtggtgtattgtgatttgaggattgtgaaaatgtattccttgtggttttccatgagtggtttgatgtctctttgcagacgtaatactgttgaattttacttgaattgtaatttaataaatcaacagttctttcttgtttactcatactggctgtaaaaagcttaccgggttttgtgttgttgcaactcccggtacactattcaaattgtgtagcgggtaatcttacaggacaggagaaccaggacggtgatcgtgcggttagagcaatgattatagttttacagcaattgtaatagtgaggcgagttaagctcatttgagccttacaatttgatttggtgggagtgtgctgtaataaataacttgaggaattgggttattgtaaatttgagagttgtgaagtgtggttgtttgtgagaaaaaaattcaggatgttagttgtaatttattattattcatgtttcggatttgaattgattattcaaaattcggggcgtgacataatTAATAAGAGGTTTTCCAAATGGGTATTACTCCTACATATTGCGGAGGGAACTCACTGGCAAGAGCCGGCGTAGTTATCATCACAAGCTGGATATTATAGAGAATATAGCATGTACAAATGTGGAGCGTCTACTATATGAAGTAAGTGTAAAGGCAACAAATAAGTTAAAGAATCGGGAGTTGTGACAGTTGATACCCAGTCACATCTCTTAGGAAAAAAGAACATGAGATAGAGAGAGACAAAGACAGAAACAGAGAGAATGCCTGGCAGCATCAACTCTTAACACATTATAAAAATATCTTCAGATGCCTTCCAGAATCTGGTCACAGACTTTATGCTACAAAGTACAAACCAAAAATTTACCTACACAGAATAGAACGAATATGGTCTAGATGCACAGCAGGAAGTTGTTTTCTTAAATTCGTAAACAGTACATATCGACAAGTTTATCCAAAGATCATTCATGTCTGTGGGAGTCCATAGATCAAAGAATTAAGTCAGCACCACATGTACTCAACGGAATCATGAAGTATCACGAATGACTTGACGTCATGATGGACAATAAAGTTTAATTATAACTCATAGGAACAAAATTGAAGTTTGGGTTGAGCTCCTTAAAACTGCCTATCTTAGACTAAATTTTTGCTTTGTTCCAACCTAAAACACAACAATCCAAGCTTGATATGGGAGGCCGACAGAACACCAAgaaaatgaaatatatatactatatatgtAAGCAGACACCTAACCTAAAAAAATCATCTGATCAGTCACAATGTAGACTACACAAGGTCAATTTCTGACTATTGAACAAAACATACAAACAAGAAGGTGATACCTGatcaaagcagaaaactgaaaCCAGGGGATAGCCATTCTCCATGGCTATGCGAACAAATCATCTTCTCGTCTTAAGGAATACTTTCTACAAAGTATGCAAAAGATGAGCATTAGACCTGTGAGCATTAAtgtataagaaaaataaataaaaatagagctCAAAGCAAGAAAGAAATAGAGAGTGACCTTTTGGGTCATAACAGCAAAAAACACATAAACCTCACCTTCAAAACAGAGAGTGAGCTCACTAGTCCTCGACAACAAGAAGAACTTGTTCCCCATACTTCCGCCTTATTACCAGCAATGATGTTGTCCCCATATATTCACAGCAAGTCTCAACCACAGCAAGTCTCAACCACTTGGCCAAGCTTGTTTGCACCAGATATTGCAGCTCCAAAATCTGCAAACCTCAAAAAATCAAAGTCACATATATGCCAAATAAATTGGAAAAAGAAATAGATATAAGAAAGCTATCATATTTTCAAGTAGCACAATAGTCAATTATATATGGTTGCTGGTCAGAACTTGAGAGGTGTGGAAGCAAAACAAAAGCACAAAAACCAATACCTCCAAACAAAAGCAATGCACATTGATCTCAAATGGAAATAGAAACTAAAAAGGAATCTTCATTACAACCAAGACAATTAGAAGATTACCTTAATTGGTTTTGAGAACTTCCTTCCAGCAAATAATACAAACAAGGCCATCCATGAACCCAGTAGAGAAAGTTTCACTCCATCATCCATCAAGCCACACTATATTTCAAATGCGAACTTCATTAGTGCCTTGATGAAACACAACATGAGAGAAGGCAGTTGCCTCAGGCCCTTAAATTTGTTCTCCTTATCATTGTATTATTTCAAGTGAATGTATATGGAAGATTGATGACCCAATTTCCAAATTTCACTACATATTCAACTTTTTAAGTGATCAATTTGAACAAGACATATGCAATAGCAGTATACCAGGTGCCCAAGAAGAACAATGGGTATAATGAATGTAAGTAGTCCAGCTTCCAACTTTCCATAGCAAAGACCTAAGTTAAGTTCAACACCCAATTTAAAGGTTACTCTGATAACAATTAATGCAATATTCTACTTCTACAGAATATGGCAGTATTTATAGAATTAAAGATAAAAAGAGAAGACGTTCACTTGTATAAGTTATTCATATAACTATGAGCCTATAGAAGCCTATATAATTTTGAACTAGCAGCCCAAGGACTTGAGACATATTTCAGATTCAAAGAAGCTCAGACCAAGCAAATTGGAGCCACAAATTGCAAAATGAACTTGAACTTTCCAAATAAATTGAAATAGTAGTAAGATGTATTAGTACCTTCAATCCTTGTGTGAAAGCCCTGTCACCAGGGCCATGGTTCTTAAGCCATTCTGCTGCAATTACATTGTTTCGTAGAGCATCCTTGGCAACTTGACCACCACTTCCAACACAAAGCTATAATTGTTCTCCAATTAAGAGCAAAATAAATATGTCAAAGAGCTAATGATAATCTGCCTTGGGTTGTTGGCGGGGACTATAACGAAATTTGTGAGATGTCTGACAAGATGGGGGGTGCGCTAAGGTGTGCTAGGCAGATGAATGATATGAAAGAGGCGTTGGCTTTTTGTGAGTTGGGGGACATAAAGTTTGTGGGCCCTAGGTTTACTTGGAGAGGTATAAGAGGAGGGGAGGAGGTTAAGGTCCGGTTGGATAGATTTACTTGCTCGTTGACTTGGAGAGAGTTGTTTCCAGTCTCTAGGGTTCGTCACCTTGACCCATGCACGTCGGACCACGTGCCTATCCTGCTTGAAGTACGTGCAcagaagaagagaaggaaaaagaggaagaagaagaggtttaAGTTTGAGGAGTGTTGGTTGCTGGATGAAACGTGCCAAGATGTGATCAAGTCAAGTTGGGAGAGTGTCTCTGGGGTGGGACCGGTCCAAATATTGTGTAATAGAATTCAGAATACACGTGCTGGGCTAGAATCCTGGAGTGAGAAGAATTTTGGAAGTATAAGGAAGGAAATAACTAAAACAAGGAACCAACTTTCTGTCTTCTATGACTCGTCTCTTTCGGCCCCATTAGAGGAGGACAGAGCTGCTCTTCAATCAAAGTTAACTGATCTGCTCCATCAAGAACAGGTGTTTTGGAGACAACGTGCAAAAATTTTTTGGTTGAAGGACGGGGATCTTAATACTAAATTTTTCCATCAGCGTGTCAAGAACCGGAGGAAGAAGAATACACTTACAGGTTTATTTAataatgtcggggtgtggtgcacagaggaggaggagatagaAGGTATTGTGCTTCATTATTTTAATGACCTGTTCACTTCATCCCAACCGGCAGATTTCCAGAATATTCTAGAAGGGGTATTGAATGTGGTTTCGGAAGTGGATAATCGGGCTCTCACAAGACAATTTGAAAAGGAGGAAGTTTTTGCTGCCCTTAAAAATATGCACCCTTCAAAGTCTCCGGGTCCAGACGGTTTTTCTCCATGCTTTTTCCAGACTTTTTGGGAGCTGGTAGGGGATGACATAGTTGGGGCCGTGCGTGAATTTTTTGTATCGAAGGAAAGTTTGAGGGCTGTGAATAGTACGTTTGTGGCGTTGATACCTAAGGTGGAAAGTCCCCAGTATATGCACCAATTCCGTCCAATAAGTCTTTGCAATGTGGTGTACAAAATTGGTTCGAAAGTTCTTGCCAATCGGATAAAGCCCCTCCTTGATTCTTTGATCTCTCCTTTCCAAAGTGCGTTTGTCCCAGGTAGGTTAATCACTGATAATTCTCTAATGGCCTTTGAGATTTCTCATTGCTTGAAGCGACGTAGAAGTGGGAAGGTGGGTTATTGTGCCTTGAAATTGGATATGAGTAAGGCATATGATAGAGTTGAATGGGTGTTCCTGGAGGCGGTGATGAGGAAAATGGGGTTTGGGGAGGAATGGGTACGGTGGATTATGGATAGTGTTAGCACGGTTTCGTATTCTTTCATAATTAATGGGGAACCACGGGGGAAGGTTATTCCTTCACGGGGCCTTCGTCAGGGGGACTCCATTTCACCTTACCTCTTCTTACTATGTTCTGAGGTGCTTTCCCGTAGTATCTTGAATGCCGAGCGGGCTGGGTCATTGTATGGAGTTCGGATTTGCAGGAGTGCTCCTAGTATCAGTCACTTATTCTTTGCAGAtgattctttcatttttttcagaGCAGGTAGGGATGATTGTGAGGTTGTTAAGTCAGTTCTGCTTGCGTATGAAAGAGCTTCGGGTCAACAGGTGAACTATCAAAAGAGTTGTATTTCTTTTAGCAAGAATGTGCATATGTTGATGCAAGAAGGGATTGCAGCAATTCTTGGAGTGGTCAGAGTTGATAAGCATGACAAGTACTTGGGCCTCCCAACGGAGTTAAGCTATTCTAAGGTGGCAGCTTTTGGTTTTTTAAACGAGAAGGTTCGGAATAGAACTCAGGGTTGGAGGGAGAAAACACTCAGTATTGCGGGTAAGGAGATCTTAATTAAAGCAGTGGCGCAGGCCATTCCTTCTTATGTTATGAGttgttttgaagttcctaaatatctgtgtgatgagatGCACCGCTTGATGGCTCATTTTTGGTGGGGGGATGATGGTGATTCTAGGAAGATACATTGGATTGCATGGGAGAAGTTGTGTTATCCTAAATGTCAAGGAGGCTTGGGCTTCCGAAATATGCACCATTTCAATTTGGCGTTACTCGCTAAACAAGGGTGGAGATTGATTCAACAACCGGATTCCATTATTGCTAAGCTTCTCAAAGCTAAATATTTCCCGCGTTGTTCGTTTTTGGAGGCTGAACTGAAGG
Protein-coding regions in this window:
- the LOC133717198 gene encoding cytochrome b6-f complex iron-sulfur subunit, chloroplastic-like, with protein sequence MFQLCSSKSAMFSLAQALSLMPRRTQMMGKGKGMRITCQAAIPADNVPDMGKRKLMNLLLLPSGFLCHFLCSTWLCVGSGGQVAKDALRNNVIAAEWLKNHGPGDRAFTQGLKCGLMDDGVKLSLLGSWMALFVLFAGRKFSKPIKILELQYLVQTSLAKWLRLAVVETCCEYMGTTSLLVIRRKYGEQVLLVVED